One Maribacter cobaltidurans genomic window carries:
- the thiL gene encoding thiamine-phosphate kinase — translation MLEDKNKERTSLEKLGEFELIDHLTQHFTLNHPSSLKGVGDDAAVLDFQHKKTVLSTDLLVEGVHFDLSYMPLKHLGYKSVMVNLSDIYAMNAKATQITVSLAVSNRFPLEALEELYAGIHLACKTYNVDMIGGDTTSSKTGMLISVTALGEAEEDKITYRSGAKENDLLVVSGDLGGAYMGLQVLEREKEVFKVNPNNQPDLEPYSYIVERQLKPEARKDIVELLEKLEVTPTSMIDISDGLSSEILHLCKNSEVGCALYENKIPLDPTVISTCEEFKMDGTMIALSGGEDYELLFTIDQADFPKIKGNPNLTVIGHMTDKSGGANLVTRAETLIPLKAQGWNSFQSE, via the coding sequence ATGCTAGAAGACAAGAATAAAGAAAGGACCTCCTTGGAGAAATTGGGTGAGTTCGAACTTATTGACCATCTGACACAACATTTTACCCTAAATCATCCCTCTAGCCTAAAAGGCGTGGGCGATGATGCTGCGGTGCTCGACTTTCAACATAAAAAAACGGTACTTTCTACCGATCTGCTGGTAGAAGGTGTGCATTTTGACTTAAGCTACATGCCGTTAAAGCATTTGGGATACAAATCCGTGATGGTAAACCTCTCGGATATCTATGCCATGAACGCAAAGGCCACCCAAATAACGGTGTCCCTTGCTGTCTCCAACCGTTTTCCTCTGGAGGCCTTGGAAGAACTATATGCAGGCATCCATCTCGCTTGCAAAACCTATAATGTGGACATGATCGGGGGCGATACCACCTCTTCCAAAACGGGTATGCTGATCAGTGTCACTGCTCTTGGTGAGGCCGAAGAAGACAAAATCACATATCGTTCAGGTGCCAAAGAAAATGATTTATTGGTGGTTTCAGGCGATCTGGGCGGAGCCTATATGGGACTGCAAGTACTGGAGCGGGAAAAAGAGGTTTTTAAGGTAAACCCGAACAATCAGCCCGATTTGGAACCGTATTCCTACATCGTGGAGCGACAGTTAAAACCGGAAGCGCGCAAGGATATTGTAGAATTGCTTGAAAAACTGGAAGTCACTCCAACGTCCATGATCGATATCAGTGACGGACTCTCTTCCGAAATATTGCACTTATGCAAAAACAGTGAGGTAGGCTGTGCACTGTACGAAAATAAAATTCCGTTAGATCCAACGGTTATTTCTACCTGTGAGGAATTTAAAATGGACGGCACCATGATCGCCCTTAGCGGGGGTGAGGACTACGAATTGTTGTTTACGATAGATCAGGCCGATTTTCCAAAAATCAAGGGGAATCCCAACCTAACGGTGATTGGGCATATGACCGATAAATCCGGTGGTGCAAACTTGGTAACTAGGGCAGAAACTTTGATTCCTTTAAAGGCACAGGGATGGAACTCCTTTCAGTCGGAATAA
- the sufC gene encoding Fe-S cluster assembly ATPase SufC, which yields MLKIIDLHAQVEDKEILKGINLEVKAGEVHAIMGPNGSGKSTLAEVIAGKEEFEVTKGSVELEGEDLEDVAPEERAHKGIFLSFQYPVEIPGVSVTNFMKTAINESRKAKGLEDMPANEMLKLIRDKSEMLEIDRKFLSRSLNEGFSGGEKKRNEIFQLAMLEPKVAILDETDSGLDIDALRIVANGVNKLKSKDNAVIVITHYQRLLDYIVPDFVHVLHDGKIVKSGGKELALELEEKGYDWLKQEAAI from the coding sequence ATGTTGAAAATTATTGACCTGCATGCGCAGGTAGAGGACAAGGAGATATTAAAGGGAATAAACCTTGAAGTAAAAGCAGGTGAGGTACATGCTATTATGGGACCTAATGGTTCAGGAAAAAGCACCTTGGCCGAAGTCATAGCCGGGAAAGAAGAATTTGAGGTCACAAAGGGTTCCGTGGAGTTGGAAGGTGAGGATTTGGAGGATGTGGCTCCGGAAGAAAGGGCACATAAAGGTATTTTCCTTTCCTTTCAATATCCTGTGGAAATTCCTGGAGTATCGGTTACCAACTTTATGAAAACGGCCATCAATGAGTCCAGAAAGGCCAAGGGATTGGAGGATATGCCCGCCAACGAAATGTTGAAGTTGATACGGGATAAATCGGAGATGTTGGAAATTGACCGCAAATTTTTATCGAGATCGTTGAATGAAGGTTTTTCCGGAGGCGAAAAGAAGCGTAACGAGATTTTTCAATTGGCCATGTTAGAGCCCAAGGTGGCTATTTTGGACGAAACGGATTCCGGTCTCGATATTGACGCCTTACGTATCGTTGCGAATGGGGTCAATAAGTTAAAGAGTAAGGATAACGCCGTAATCGTAATTACACATTATCAACGATTGTTGGATTATATAGTTCCCGATTTTGTTCACGTATTGCACGATGGTAAAATTGTGAAGTCCGGAGGTAAGGAATTGGCTCTGGAGTTAGAAGAAAAAGGATACGACTGGTTAAAGCAGGAGGCTGCAATTTAA
- a CDS encoding outer membrane protein — MKQFFITSAFVFISLFSFAQDQKWSVEANYPLNLTSGLGMGETNGVIDLGVKYRFLYIGPVQIGAGLNTSFLKNFDSFTYGSGSGDQEFIYKNKHFLLQPKMFGEITIPGMTNLKSQLAIGYTVLIDDIYYKDGNVINADTSETDGGLNLNLGLSYDITRRFFVQIQYDYIRLNRKGTSIYNGQSYPYDFNENVSLLKAGVGFRF; from the coding sequence ATGAAACAGTTTTTCATTACTTCAGCTTTTGTATTCATTTCTTTATTTTCTTTTGCTCAAGACCAAAAATGGAGTGTTGAGGCGAACTATCCCTTGAATTTGACATCCGGATTAGGGATGGGTGAAACGAATGGGGTAATTGATTTGGGCGTTAAATATAGGTTTTTGTATATAGGGCCCGTTCAAATAGGTGCAGGACTTAATACCTCATTTTTAAAAAACTTTGACAGCTTTACATATGGTAGTGGGAGTGGCGATCAAGAATTCATTTATAAAAACAAACATTTTCTTTTGCAACCTAAAATGTTTGGGGAAATAACAATTCCCGGAATGACAAATCTAAAATCACAATTAGCAATTGGATACACGGTCTTAATAGATGATATTTATTATAAAGATGGTAACGTAATTAATGCCGATACTAGCGAAACGGATGGGGGTCTTAATCTCAATTTAGGACTGTCATATGACATTACAAGAAGGTTTTTTGTGCAGATTCAATATGATTATATTCGTCTAAACCGAAAAGGTACCAGTATTTATAATGGACAGTCCTACCCTTACGACTTTAATGAGAATGTAAGTCTACTCAAAGCTGGTGTGGGTTTTCGATTTTAA
- the sufD gene encoding Fe-S cluster assembly protein SufD gives MDLKDKLISSFMAFENNVDVEHPVHDVRMEAIKNFEEKGFPTKKEEAWKYTSLNSLQKVDFSIFPKEENALEYKDVKKYFLHEIDTYKIVFIDGIYSSYLSETTHDGVDICLMSAALSKPMYQQVIDVYFNKVASKDESLTTLNTAFSREGAYIYIPKNKMPKKPIEILHFATGNEASLMLQPRNLVVVEENAEVQIIERHQSLTTNEVLTNSVTEIFAAENGIVDYYKIQNDASTASLIDNTYINQKRKSVVKIHTFSFGGKLTRNNLNFYQNGEYIDSTMKGVTILGDKQHVDHHTLVHHIEPNCESHQDYKGIYGENSTGVFNGKIIVDKIAQKTNAFQQNNNILVSDKATINTKPQLEIFADDVKCSHGCTIGQLDEEALFYLQTRGIPKKEARALLMYAFANNVLATVRIPELKTRINKLIANKLGVNLGFDL, from the coding sequence ATGGATTTAAAAGATAAATTGATTTCTTCCTTTATGGCATTCGAGAACAACGTGGATGTAGAGCATCCCGTTCATGATGTGCGCATGGAAGCGATAAAAAACTTTGAGGAAAAGGGCTTTCCCACGAAAAAGGAAGAAGCATGGAAATATACATCGTTGAACAGCCTTCAGAAGGTAGATTTCAGCATTTTTCCAAAGGAAGAAAATGCTCTGGAATACAAGGATGTCAAAAAGTATTTTTTACACGAGATAGATACTTATAAAATCGTATTTATAGATGGCATTTATAGCTCCTATCTTTCGGAAACCACCCATGATGGCGTGGATATCTGTTTGATGAGCGCCGCTTTGAGCAAACCCATGTACCAACAAGTAATCGATGTGTATTTTAACAAGGTAGCCTCAAAGGATGAATCCTTAACGACCTTGAATACGGCATTTAGTAGGGAGGGAGCCTATATTTATATCCCAAAAAATAAAATGCCCAAAAAGCCTATTGAAATTTTACATTTTGCTACGGGCAACGAGGCATCATTGATGTTACAACCGAGAAATTTGGTCGTGGTAGAGGAAAATGCCGAAGTCCAAATTATTGAACGGCACCAAAGTTTGACAACAAACGAAGTGTTGACCAATTCTGTAACAGAAATTTTTGCCGCGGAGAATGGAATCGTGGATTATTATAAGATTCAGAATGATGCCTCCACAGCTTCCTTGATCGATAACACCTATATCAATCAAAAAAGGAAGAGTGTTGTTAAGATCCATACTTTTTCCTTCGGCGGAAAATTAACTCGTAACAACCTTAATTTCTATCAAAACGGGGAATATATAGATTCAACTATGAAAGGTGTTACTATACTGGGGGATAAGCAGCATGTAGACCACCATACTTTGGTACATCATATAGAACCCAATTGCGAAAGTCACCAAGATTATAAAGGAATTTATGGTGAAAATTCTACCGGGGTATTCAATGGTAAAATCATTGTGGACAAGATTGCCCAGAAGACGAATGCCTTTCAGCAAAACAATAATATTTTGGTCAGTGATAAGGCCACCATCAACACGAAGCCGCAATTGGAAATTTTTGCCGATGACGTAAAATGTTCCCACGGTTGTACCATTGGGCAATTGGATGAAGAGGCCCTATTTTATTTGCAAACCAGGGGAATTCCAAAAAAGGAGGCGAGAGCGCTGCTTATGTATGCCTTTGCGAACAATGTTTTGGCAACCGTTCGCATTCCAGAATTAAAGACTAGGATAAATAAGCTTATCGCCAATAAACTTGGGGTAAACCTTGGCTTTGATTTATAG
- a CDS encoding porin family protein: MKKFNQYRRAIFTMALFLLLHQGVSSQEAHFGVKGGFNYSSIVGDLTDGLKFRFSGHGGIFMEIDFSEKFKLQPELIYSSQGFQYSTDLAAIQTNGSVGEENDFRTNVQLNYLTIPILGKFALTDRIDVEFGPQFGFLLNQVIKNKDLNQDSNLERRSSISGDFQLDYGAAVGLGLQLKDNLSLSPRFYIGLRNRLNELQGAQNYNAAIQLSLNYLFR; encoded by the coding sequence ATGAAGAAATTTAACCAATATAGAAGAGCCATTTTTACAATGGCTCTTTTTTTGTTATTACACCAAGGGGTAAGTTCACAAGAAGCCCATTTTGGGGTTAAGGGGGGATTCAATTATTCTTCCATCGTGGGTGACCTTACGGATGGGTTAAAATTTAGATTTTCCGGTCATGGAGGCATATTTATGGAAATCGATTTCTCCGAGAAATTTAAGTTGCAGCCAGAATTGATATATTCTTCCCAAGGGTTTCAATACAGTACCGATTTAGCTGCCATTCAAACCAATGGTTCTGTGGGAGAAGAAAATGACTTTAGAACCAATGTTCAATTAAATTATCTTACTATTCCTATTTTAGGAAAATTTGCACTTACTGACCGTATAGATGTAGAATTCGGTCCACAGTTTGGGTTTTTGCTCAATCAGGTAATAAAAAATAAAGACTTGAATCAGGATTCCAATTTGGAAAGAAGATCTTCCATTTCCGGAGATTTTCAATTGGACTATGGCGCGGCCGTAGGACTGGGCCTTCAATTGAAAGATAATTTATCCTTGTCCCCAAGATTTTACATAGGGCTTCGAAATAGGTTAAATGAACTTCAAGGAGCGCAGAACTACAACGCTGCCATACAGTTATCGCTCAATTATCTATTTAGGTGA
- a CDS encoding helix-turn-helix transcriptional regulator translates to MTTRIKELRAKDNLTQIELAKKVGVRRETIVFLEKGKYNPSLQLAYDISKVFKLRIEEVFIME, encoded by the coding sequence ATGACAACAAGAATTAAGGAACTCCGTGCCAAGGATAATTTGACCCAGATTGAACTGGCTAAAAAAGTTGGGGTACGAAGAGAAACTATTGTTTTTCTTGAGAAAGGAAAATATAATCCTTCCCTTCAACTAGCATATGATATTTCAAAAGTATTCAAGTTGAGAATTGAAGAGGTTTTCATTATGGAATAA
- a CDS encoding aminotransferase class V-fold PLP-dependent enzyme, whose translation MLDINKIREDFPILKRKVNGQPLVYLDNAATSQTPKQVIDVIVDYYENYNANIHRGVHALSQEATDKYEQARIKIQKHFNAAKTHEMIFTSGTTHSINLVANGFSSLIEKGDEILVSAMEHHSNIVPWQMLCERTGAVLKVIPMNQEGELLMDVYNELLSEKTKLVFCNHVSNALGTINPIKKIIDKAHSVGAAVLIDGAQAAPHIVADVQALDVDFYTCSAHKVCGPTGVGMLYGKEEWLKKLPPYQGGGEMIAEVTFEKTTYADLPHKFEAGTPNICGGIAFGAAIDYMNSIGFDQIAKYEHELLLYATQELLKIEGLKIYGTAKNKTSVISFNIDGIHPYDIGTILDKLGIAVRTGHHCAQPIMDFYKIPGTVRASFSFYNTKGEIDTLVSGVERARKMLV comes from the coding sequence ATGCTAGATATTAATAAGATACGCGAAGATTTTCCAATACTTAAAAGAAAGGTCAATGGCCAACCTCTAGTGTACTTGGATAATGCCGCAACTTCACAAACACCAAAACAGGTCATTGATGTCATTGTAGATTATTATGAAAATTACAATGCCAATATCCACAGAGGTGTACATGCGCTTTCACAAGAGGCGACGGACAAGTATGAACAGGCCAGGATAAAAATCCAGAAGCACTTTAATGCGGCCAAAACCCATGAAATGATATTTACTTCCGGTACAACACATAGTATCAATCTAGTGGCCAATGGGTTTTCTTCCCTAATTGAAAAGGGGGACGAGATTTTGGTTTCGGCTATGGAGCACCATTCCAACATAGTTCCTTGGCAGATGTTATGCGAGCGCACAGGAGCTGTTTTAAAGGTTATTCCCATGAACCAAGAAGGGGAATTGTTGATGGATGTGTACAATGAATTACTGTCCGAAAAAACGAAACTGGTATTCTGTAATCATGTCTCCAATGCCTTGGGAACTATCAACCCCATTAAGAAAATAATCGACAAGGCACATAGTGTAGGGGCTGCAGTTTTAATAGATGGCGCTCAGGCCGCTCCTCATATTGTAGCGGATGTACAGGCATTGGATGTCGATTTCTATACCTGCTCTGCACATAAAGTGTGTGGTCCCACGGGAGTAGGAATGCTTTATGGAAAAGAGGAATGGTTAAAAAAATTACCACCGTATCAAGGAGGGGGAGAAATGATTGCCGAAGTTACCTTTGAGAAAACGACCTATGCAGACCTGCCCCATAAGTTTGAGGCCGGAACCCCAAATATTTGCGGAGGCATCGCTTTTGGTGCTGCGATTGATTACATGAACAGCATTGGTTTTGACCAAATTGCCAAATACGAGCATGAATTGCTGCTATACGCTACCCAAGAATTATTGAAGATAGAAGGACTCAAAATTTATGGTACGGCTAAAAATAAAACTTCCGTCATTTCCTTTAATATCGATGGTATTCATCCCTACGATATAGGAACGATTTTGGATAAATTGGGTATTGCCGTGAGAACAGGGCATCACTGCGCACAACCCATTATGGATTTCTATAAAATTCCAGGTACGGTAAGGGCCAGTTTTAGTTTTTATAATACAAAAGGGGAAATTGATACTTTAGTATCAGGGGTAGAAAGGGCCAGAAAAATGCTGGTTTGA
- the sufB gene encoding Fe-S cluster assembly protein SufB produces MAYTEEELKKELETKEYEYGFYTDIESDTFPIGLNEEVIIAISKKKGEPDWMTQWRLEAFKAWKEMEEPEWANVRYKKPDFQAISYYSAPNKKPKYNSLDEVDPELLDTFKKLGISIDEQKKLAGVAVDIVMDSVSVATTFKKTLAEKGIIFCSISEAIKEHPELVKKYIGTVVPKKDNFYAALNSAVFSDGSFCYIPKGVRCPMELSTYFRINQAGTGQFERTLVIADEGSYVSYLEGCTAPSRDENQLHAAVVELIALDDAEIKYSTVQNWFPGGKDGKGGVYNFVTKRGLCEKNAKISWTQVETGSAVTWKYPSCILKGDNSIGEFYSIAVTNNYQQADTGTKMIHLGKNTKSTIISKGISAGKSQNSYRGLVQINSRADNARNFSQCDSLLMGNECGAHTFPYIEAKNKTAQIEHEATTSKIGEDQIFYCNQRGIDTEKAIALIVNGFSKEVLNKLPMEFAVEAQKLLEISLEGSVG; encoded by the coding sequence ATGGCATATACTGAAGAGGAATTAAAAAAAGAACTGGAAACCAAGGAATACGAGTATGGTTTCTATACGGACATAGAATCGGATACCTTTCCGATAGGACTAAACGAGGAAGTGATTATTGCCATTTCCAAAAAGAAGGGCGAACCGGATTGGATGACCCAATGGCGCTTGGAAGCGTTCAAGGCCTGGAAGGAAATGGAAGAACCGGAATGGGCAAATGTTAGGTATAAAAAGCCGGATTTCCAGGCTATTTCCTATTATTCCGCACCAAACAAAAAGCCAAAATACAATAGTTTGGATGAGGTGGATCCAGAATTATTGGACACGTTCAAAAAACTGGGTATCTCCATAGACGAGCAAAAGAAACTGGCAGGGGTTGCCGTAGATATTGTAATGGATTCCGTTTCGGTAGCTACTACTTTTAAGAAGACCTTGGCAGAGAAAGGGATTATTTTTTGTTCCATTTCCGAAGCGATAAAGGAACACCCTGAATTGGTCAAAAAATATATAGGTACAGTAGTTCCCAAAAAGGATAACTTCTATGCGGCCTTGAATTCCGCCGTTTTTTCCGATGGTAGTTTTTGCTATATCCCAAAAGGAGTGCGATGCCCTATGGAACTGTCCACTTATTTTAGAATAAACCAAGCAGGCACAGGACAGTTCGAAAGAACGTTGGTTATAGCGGATGAGGGAAGTTATGTAAGTTATTTGGAAGGGTGTACCGCTCCGTCAAGGGACGAGAACCAATTGCATGCTGCCGTTGTGGAGCTCATTGCCTTGGACGATGCTGAAATAAAATATTCCACGGTCCAAAACTGGTTTCCCGGAGGCAAAGATGGTAAAGGTGGGGTTTATAATTTTGTGACCAAGCGCGGACTTTGCGAGAAGAATGCGAAAATTTCCTGGACCCAGGTGGAGACAGGTTCCGCCGTAACATGGAAATATCCTTCTTGTATCCTAAAGGGGGACAACTCCATTGGTGAGTTTTATTCCATTGCGGTTACCAATAATTACCAACAGGCGGATACGGGGACAAAAATGATTCACTTGGGGAAAAACACCAAGAGTACCATCATTTCAAAAGGAATATCGGCAGGTAAATCACAGAATAGTTACAGGGGTCTAGTACAGATCAACAGTCGTGCGGACAATGCACGTAACTTTTCGCAATGTGATTCCTTGTTGATGGGTAACGAATGTGGGGCCCATACGTTCCCATATATCGAAGCAAAAAATAAAACGGCCCAAATAGAGCATGAGGCTACGACCAGTAAAATTGGGGAAGACCAAATTTTCTATTGCAATCAACGTGGTATCGATACGGAAAAGGCCATCGCCTTGATCGTAAACGGATTCAGCAAGGAGGTATTGAACAAGCTGCCCATGGAATTTGCCGTTGAGGCCCAAAAATTATTGGAAATCAGTTTAGAAGGTTCCGTAGGATAA
- a CDS encoding SufE family protein — protein sequence MEIKEIQNEIVDEFSMFDDWMQRYEYMIELGKSLPLIDDAYKTDDNIIKGCQSKVWVHAELQDDKLIFTADSDAIITKGIIAILIRAFSNQKPKDIIEADTHFIDEIGLKEHLSPTRANGLVSMIKQLKLYAVAYQTQIN from the coding sequence ATGGAAATAAAAGAGATACAGAACGAGATAGTGGATGAATTTTCTATGTTCGATGATTGGATGCAGCGCTATGAATATATGATTGAACTTGGAAAATCCCTTCCATTGATCGATGATGCCTATAAGACCGATGACAATATCATTAAAGGTTGCCAAAGTAAGGTATGGGTACATGCAGAGCTGCAAGATGATAAATTAATTTTTACTGCGGATAGCGATGCCATTATCACCAAGGGAATCATTGCCATATTAATACGGGCTTTTAGCAACCAAAAACCCAAGGACATCATTGAAGCGGATACCCATTTTATTGACGAAATTGGATTGAAAGAACATTTATCGCCCACAAGGGCAAACGGATTGGTGAGTATGATAAAGCAGTTGAAACTATATGCGGTGGCTTACCAGACCCAAATAAACTAA
- a CDS encoding DUF59 domain-containing protein, whose amino-acid sequence MSEEIVGTDTSDLGEKIVKVLKTIYDPEIPVDIYELGLIYDVLVNEDSEVKILMTLTSPNCPVAETLPVEVEEKVKSLNAIKDAEVEITFDPPWTQDLMSEEAKLELGLL is encoded by the coding sequence ATGAGCGAAGAAATAGTAGGAACTGATACCTCTGATCTAGGGGAGAAAATAGTTAAGGTATTAAAGACCATTTATGACCCGGAAATTCCTGTGGATATTTATGAACTTGGTCTCATCTACGATGTATTGGTAAATGAAGATAGCGAGGTCAAAATTTTAATGACATTGACATCGCCAAATTGTCCGGTTGCGGAGACCCTTCCCGTAGAGGTAGAGGAAAAGGTAAAATCCTTAAACGCGATCAAGGATGCCGAAGTGGAAATAACTTTTGATCCACCTTGGACCCAGGACTTGATGAGTGAAGAGGCCAAACTGGAACTCGGACTTTTATAA
- the brnQ gene encoding branched-chain amino acid transport system II carrier protein translates to MISKRLESKEIWVTAFALFSLFFGAGNLILPPQLGLKSGELWWLVTLGFCTSAVLIPILGILAHAKLQGTIFDFGKKVSPTFSLIYSLLVYAIAIGLPAPRTASVTHEMAVAPFFDSSPWLTSMLYFALVFVFVMNRSKILDLIGKLLTPAIFLILIGIIGVITFSLDYDFAHSTMENTLTTGILEGYQTFDAIGAVVVGGVIIVSINIRHKKKIYAEKKTLIRKAGWLAGLALFLIYMGLILSGALSHSLFDLDISRTELLSGLATEALGHYGNLLLSILVALACFTTAVGIVTGTSDFIRSRFQDSQKAYTITAILGCILGVVMGQFNVDYIIAVALPALMIIYPITIVLILLNIVPEKYASPTVFKAVVWTTIVFSIPDFLGSIGSPLNPKGGILEWIPLQQYSLGWVLPALVVFVVGNSILYFKVQKRNKTE, encoded by the coding sequence ATGATATCAAAACGGCTTGAAAGCAAGGAAATATGGGTCACGGCTTTTGCCCTTTTTTCGCTGTTCTTTGGTGCCGGCAACTTAATCTTGCCGCCCCAACTCGGTTTAAAATCGGGTGAACTTTGGTGGTTGGTTACCTTGGGGTTTTGTACCTCTGCTGTCTTGATTCCTATTCTTGGTATATTGGCCCACGCCAAACTACAGGGAACCATCTTTGATTTTGGGAAAAAAGTTTCGCCCACTTTTTCCCTGATCTACTCGTTACTTGTATATGCTATTGCCATAGGCCTGCCAGCACCCAGAACGGCCTCGGTAACCCATGAAATGGCCGTTGCCCCTTTTTTTGATAGTTCGCCCTGGCTCACCAGCATGCTATATTTTGCCTTGGTGTTTGTTTTTGTCATGAACCGATCTAAAATTCTGGACCTCATTGGCAAACTGTTGACCCCGGCCATATTTCTTATTTTAATAGGCATCATTGGGGTCATTACCTTTTCGCTGGATTATGATTTTGCCCACAGCACTATGGAAAATACCCTTACAACCGGTATTTTGGAGGGCTACCAAACCTTTGATGCTATTGGAGCCGTTGTTGTAGGTGGCGTCATTATAGTCTCTATAAACATTAGGCACAAGAAAAAAATTTATGCAGAAAAGAAGACCTTGATCCGCAAAGCGGGATGGCTTGCCGGGTTGGCCCTTTTTCTAATCTATATGGGGCTCATCCTTTCCGGAGCCTTATCACATTCGCTTTTTGACTTGGATATTTCCAGGACGGAACTCCTTTCGGGATTAGCGACCGAAGCCTTGGGCCATTACGGCAATCTGTTGTTGAGTATTTTGGTGGCACTGGCCTGTTTCACCACTGCCGTAGGAATTGTTACCGGAACCTCGGATTTTATACGATCACGATTTCAAGATTCCCAAAAAGCGTATACCATCACAGCTATCCTGGGCTGTATTCTAGGGGTCGTTATGGGGCAATTTAATGTGGACTATATTATTGCCGTAGCCTTACCGGCTTTAATGATCATTTACCCCATTACGATTGTTTTGATATTGCTGAACATAGTCCCGGAAAAATACGCTTCCCCAACAGTTTTTAAAGCGGTCGTTTGGACGACCATCGTTTTTAGTATCCCGGATTTTCTGGGAAGCATTGGAAGCCCCCTAAATCCCAAAGGAGGAATACTCGAATGGATACCTCTACAACAATATAGTTTAGGATGGGTGTTGCCGGCTTTGGTGGTTTTTGTTGTAGGGAATAGTATTCTTTATTTTAAGGTTCAAAAAAGAAATAAGACGGAATAA
- a CDS encoding HesB/IscA family protein, with product MIQVSETAKKKVRTLMEEEGFDASKDYVRVGVKSGGCSGLSYELNFDNKMDETDKVFEDNDVRIIVDKKSFLYLVGTTLEYSGGLNGKGFVFNNPNAQRTCGCGESFSL from the coding sequence ATGATACAAGTATCGGAAACGGCAAAAAAGAAGGTAAGAACCCTTATGGAAGAGGAAGGGTTCGATGCTTCCAAGGATTATGTTAGGGTGGGCGTAAAGAGTGGAGGCTGTAGCGGTTTGTCCTATGAGCTCAACTTTGACAATAAAATGGACGAAACGGACAAGGTTTTTGAAGACAACGATGTTCGCATTATCGTGGACAAAAAGAGCTTTCTATATTTAGTGGGAACCACCCTGGAATATTCCGGGGGGTTGAACGGAAAAGGCTTTGTCTTTAACAATCCTAACGCCCAGCGCACTTGTGGATGCGGGGAGAGTTTTTCATTATAA
- a CDS encoding N-acyl homoserine lactonase family protein, translated as MKRFFLFTAVLIGFLSCKETKKEEKAEVAEAPAPEIKLYTFDGGTVMVNNLELFSQDTTYQGQTKEFADPFYVIVHPKGTLMWDAGLPQMLVGQPEYTDPSGAFTVSRKDSVVNQLKKIGMTPDDIDYMALSHTHFDHSGHANTMKNTTWLVQGPEYDFITSEEVKNSGEGVYEAIQELDKIQKIEGEYDVFGDGTVIMKSMPGHTPGHQVLFLDLPENGPTLLTGDLYHLYENREHKRVPSFNYDVAQTLASMDAFEAFAKEKNAKVYVQHQKEDFNKMPKAPKYLK; from the coding sequence ATGAAAAGATTTTTCTTGTTTACTGCAGTTTTAATTGGATTCCTTTCCTGCAAGGAAACCAAGAAAGAGGAGAAAGCCGAGGTTGCTGAGGCACCTGCACCAGAGATTAAACTTTATACGTTTGATGGAGGTACGGTGATGGTCAATAACTTGGAGCTATTTTCCCAAGACACCACGTATCAAGGTCAGACCAAGGAGTTTGCCGATCCTTTTTACGTAATTGTTCATCCCAAAGGGACTTTAATGTGGGATGCCGGTTTACCACAAATGTTGGTAGGTCAGCCCGAGTATACGGATCCTTCAGGAGCGTTTACTGTTTCTAGGAAGGATTCCGTAGTAAATCAATTGAAAAAAATAGGAATGACCCCTGACGATATTGATTACATGGCACTTTCGCACACCCATTTTGATCATAGTGGGCATGCAAACACCATGAAAAATACCACTTGGTTGGTTCAAGGTCCGGAATATGATTTTATCACCAGTGAGGAAGTTAAAAATAGTGGAGAGGGAGTTTATGAGGCGATACAGGAATTGGACAAAATTCAAAAAATAGAAGGGGAGTATGATGTATTTGGGGATGGAACGGTGATTATGAAATCCATGCCAGGACACACTCCCGGGCATCAAGTACTGTTTTTGGATTTACCCGAAAACGGACCTACGCTTTTAACAGGGGATTTGTATCACCTTTACGAAAATAGGGAGCACAAAAGAGTTCCCAGTTTTAATTATGATGTAGCACAAACCTTGGCAAGTATGGATGCTTTTGAAGCCTTTGCAAAGGAGAAGAATGCCAAAGTATATGTACAACATCAAAAAGAAGATTTTAATAAAATGCCAAAGGCACCGAAATATTTAAAGTAA